The Paenibacillus sp. FSL R7-0204 genome includes a region encoding these proteins:
- a CDS encoding PucR family transcriptional regulator, with product MNTRGITLRELMELSVLGKAKVISGEQGLDRVVRFVDIMEVPDLKGWISEGVMLLTTAYSIRHDPSLLTEVIYTLDNLGAAALAIKPARFLKEIPQGAIEASNACGLPIVEIPPEIPYTDITQPVMELLLGRQAMLLRRAEEVYRTLTTMVLENSGIQAVSDSVAEFLKAPVALVDTERKIIVSSPADYDWTQSDSPLSWNIHVDRRTVARLLVDKERLDDMEEVGIEQARLVFALEIMRRKVAEDTEFRLRGNFIDELLTPPLPSRHEVQRRARQLGMNPEHKWEVAVIEGETAPSEETVNRLLEREAKKRGVTPHAEYRSSRAVLFLPTQEGRRFTPGGDAEEPWEKTLCGWLQDKAEGLSSYRCGIGTSEYLWDIHTSYNEARKALSISRRLGQGPGGITRYEEMEVYHLLEGLDGPGFERLFERKLGKLLQYDQEHDSNMLLTFYHYLECRGSLIETANSLYIHRNSVKYRLERIRDITGFDLNDPREQFVCHLCLIYYYLQEK from the coding sequence GTGAATACACGAGGAATTACGCTGCGGGAGCTAATGGAGCTCTCGGTTCTTGGGAAAGCGAAGGTCATCAGCGGCGAGCAGGGGCTGGACCGGGTGGTCCGGTTCGTGGATATTATGGAGGTTCCGGATCTGAAGGGCTGGATCAGCGAAGGGGTGATGCTGCTGACGACAGCCTATTCGATCCGGCATGATCCTTCACTGCTGACCGAGGTGATCTACACGCTCGACAATCTGGGCGCAGCGGCGCTGGCGATCAAGCCGGCCCGCTTTCTGAAGGAGATCCCCCAGGGGGCCATCGAGGCCAGCAATGCCTGCGGTCTGCCGATTGTGGAGATCCCGCCCGAGATTCCGTACACAGATATCACCCAGCCGGTGATGGAGCTGCTGCTGGGACGGCAGGCGATGCTGCTGCGCCGGGCGGAGGAGGTCTACCGCACGCTGACCACCATGGTGCTGGAGAACAGCGGCATTCAGGCGGTCAGCGACAGTGTGGCCGAGTTCCTTAAGGCCCCGGTGGCACTCGTAGATACGGAGCGGAAGATTATCGTATCCTCCCCGGCAGACTATGACTGGACCCAGAGCGACTCTCCGCTTAGCTGGAACATCCATGTGGACCGCCGGACGGTTGCCCGGCTGCTCGTCGACAAGGAGCGGCTGGATGATATGGAGGAGGTGGGCATCGAGCAAGCCCGGCTTGTTTTTGCCCTTGAAATAATGCGGCGTAAGGTAGCCGAGGATACGGAATTCCGGCTGCGCGGCAACTTCATCGATGAGCTGCTGACCCCGCCGCTGCCGTCGAGGCATGAGGTGCAGCGGCGGGCCCGCCAGCTCGGGATGAACCCTGAGCACAAGTGGGAGGTGGCCGTCATCGAAGGGGAGACGGCGCCGAGCGAGGAGACGGTGAACCGGCTGCTGGAGCGGGAGGCGAAGAAGCGCGGCGTCACGCCGCACGCCGAGTACCGTTCGAGCCGGGCGGTGCTGTTCCTGCCTACGCAGGAGGGGCGCAGGTTCACGCCGGGCGGTGACGCGGAGGAGCCGTGGGAGAAGACGCTCTGCGGCTGGCTGCAGGACAAGGCAGAAGGCTTAAGCAGTTACCGCTGCGGTATCGGCACCTCGGAATACCTGTGGGACATCCACACCAGCTATAACGAGGCGCGCAAAGCGCTGTCCATCTCCAGAAGACTCGGACAAGGCCCCGGCGGGATTACCCGCTACGAAGAGATGGAGGTCTATCATCTGCTGGAGGGGCTGGACGGTCCCGGATTCGAGCGGCTGTTCGAGCGTAAGCTGGGCAAGCTGCTGCAATACGACCAGGAGCATGACAGCAATATGCTGCTGACCTTCTATCATTATCTGGAGTGCCGGGGCAGTCTGATTGAGACGGCGAACAGCCTCTATATCCACCGCAACTCCGTCAAATACCGGCTGGAGCGGATTCGGGATATCACCGGCTTCGATCTGAATGATCCGCGCGAACAGTTCGTCTGCCATTTGTGCCTGATTTACTATTACCTCCAGGAAAAATAG
- a CDS encoding ABC transporter permease, whose product MFAYTLKRLVQMIPALLGIIVITFILSRVLPGDPAIMLAGEQAPEEIVNKIRQDMGLDKPLYIQFFAYIGQLLQGDIGYAYHTGHSVASDLASRFPATIELTLASILIAVLIAIPVGIVAATRKESLLDHISRVFSLIGACVPIFWLGLMFIYIFYSILGWAPAPMGRISGDLNPPVHITGLYVLDSILSGDTAALKSSLAHLVLPAICLSTGTMAIIARMTRSSMLEVVDQDFVRTARAKGLRESAVIYKHALVNALIPTLTVLGLQFGFLMGGAVITETIFSWPGIGGYVTDSILAADYAPIQAFTLVSAVLYCGINLAVDLIYGFIDPRIRYE is encoded by the coding sequence TTGTTTGCTTATACATTAAAAAGACTTGTGCAGATGATTCCAGCCTTGCTCGGCATTATCGTCATCACCTTCATTCTGTCGAGAGTCCTGCCGGGCGATCCTGCGATTATGCTGGCCGGAGAGCAGGCTCCGGAGGAGATTGTGAACAAGATCCGCCAGGATATGGGGCTGGACAAGCCGCTGTATATCCAGTTCTTCGCTTACATCGGGCAACTGCTGCAAGGCGATATCGGCTATGCCTATCACACCGGACATTCGGTCGCCAGCGACCTGGCCTCACGCTTCCCGGCTACGATTGAGCTGACCCTGGCCAGCATCCTGATTGCGGTTCTAATCGCCATTCCGGTAGGCATTGTGGCCGCTACCCGTAAGGAATCGCTACTGGATCACATCTCGCGTGTATTTTCCCTGATAGGTGCTTGTGTGCCGATCTTCTGGCTCGGACTGATGTTCATCTATATCTTCTACTCCATTCTGGGCTGGGCACCGGCACCGATGGGCCGGATCAGCGGGGACCTCAACCCGCCGGTGCATATCACCGGGCTGTACGTGCTGGACAGTATACTCTCCGGCGACACCGCTGCACTTAAAAGCAGCCTCGCGCATCTCGTGCTCCCGGCGATCTGCCTCAGTACCGGTACGATGGCGATCATCGCCCGGATGACCCGCTCCAGCATGCTGGAGGTGGTCGATCAGGACTTCGTCCGCACCGCCCGGGCCAAGGGGCTGCGGGAATCGGCCGTCATCTACAAGCACGCACTGGTTAATGCGCTGATTCCCACGCTAACGGTGCTCGGACTCCAGTTCGGCTTCCTGATGGGCGGCGCGGTCATCACGGAGACGATCTTCTCCTGGCCGGGAATCGGCGGCTATGTCACCGACTCCATACTGGCAGCGGATTACGCGCCGATCCAGGCGTTCACCCTGGTCAGTGCCGTGCTCTACTGCGGGATTAACCTGGCGGTCGACCTGATCTACGGGTTCATTGACCCGAGAATCCGTTATGAATAG
- a CDS encoding ABC transporter permease yields the protein MSTAAHSAQGSPAKPAPAKPRTLLSLLLHNRLAAFGLTFILIWTVVAVFAPWLAPHDPFVTDMANKLQPPSGSHWFGTDNFGRDILSRVLYGARISIWTGLIAVSISFLIGMPLGGIAAYYGGRTGTIIMRVMDVLLSFPSLVLSMAIAASIGAGLSSAMIAVGIVGIPEFARLMFGQTVSLREKEYIEASRAIGVKDRVILYRHILPNALAPLMVQATLGMGFAILTASSLSFLGLGVRPPIAEWGAMISEGREYIISGQWWLVTFPGLGIATSILGFNLLGDGFRDVLDPRLRSGK from the coding sequence GTGAGCACTGCAGCACATTCAGCACAGGGCAGCCCGGCGAAGCCCGCACCGGCCAAGCCCCGGACCCTATTATCCCTGCTGCTGCACAACCGCCTGGCGGCCTTCGGGCTGACCTTCATCCTGATCTGGACCGTGGTAGCCGTCTTCGCCCCCTGGCTGGCTCCCCATGATCCATTCGTCACAGATATGGCGAATAAGCTGCAGCCGCCCTCCGGCAGCCACTGGTTCGGGACCGACAACTTCGGCCGGGATATTCTCAGCCGGGTGCTGTACGGCGCACGGATCAGCATCTGGACCGGCCTGATCGCGGTCTCGATCTCCTTCCTGATCGGGATGCCGCTGGGCGGGATTGCCGCTTACTACGGCGGCCGGACCGGAACCATCATCATGCGGGTCATGGATGTATTGTTGTCCTTCCCGTCACTGGTATTGTCGATGGCGATTGCCGCCTCGATCGGCGCCGGACTCAGCAGCGCAATGATCGCCGTCGGCATTGTCGGCATCCCCGAATTCGCCCGGCTGATGTTCGGCCAGACGGTCTCTCTGCGGGAGAAGGAGTATATCGAAGCCAGCCGGGCCATTGGTGTGAAGGATAGAGTCATTCTGTACCGGCATATTCTGCCGAATGCTCTGGCGCCGCTAATGGTGCAGGCTACGCTCGGGATGGGCTTCGCCATCCTGACCGCGTCCAGTCTCAGCTTCCTGGGGCTGGGGGTCAGACCCCCGATTGCCGAATGGGGCGCGATGATCTCCGAAGGCCGGGAATATATCATTTCCGGGCAATGGTGGCTGGTTACTTTTCCAGGCCTCGGCATTGCTACCTCCATCTTAGGCTTCAACTTACTCGGAGACGGCTTCCGGGATGTGCTTGACCCGCGGTTGCGTTCGGGGAAATGA
- a CDS encoding ABC transporter substrate-binding protein has protein sequence MKKVKLLSTLVAFSIMLAGCASSANPQTPAATSAGTDTVATAAPVKKNLTVAYSEGGTTLDPAEANDLTSDTLVLAAYDQLVTYGIKTENGASIANTEDIKPMLAESWEVNADNTVYTFKLKSGVSFQSGNPVDAEAVAYSFERVAKSSSGSFLYGMASIKSVTVKDASTVEVTLTNANHNFLQILAMYTFSIVDQKTVEAQGADYLKTNAAGSGPFKLTKWDPATEAVFTANDSYWQGAPSLGKVTLKFTKEASNRVLLLGKGDVDMAIEIPPKDVSTLESNSALTVASNASNRILFFAMNNKVKPFDNVKVRQAINYAIPYDQLLSGVMYGQAKQMKSAVASNTPGFTDAGYVYEYNLDKAKALLKEAGYEKGFDFDFTLGSGFDDWEDDAVLIQAELAKIGVNMKINKLARAQFLEQQKTNNLTSYISKWTSFVNDPGYHLGFLLYGKGSSNYINYQNAEVDKLWEQANLETDTAKRTELYKQAQEIITTEAPWAYLYEYNRIVGMSNKISGYAFYPDEVIRFYPLSITE, from the coding sequence ATGAAAAAAGTTAAACTGTTGTCCACACTCGTCGCTTTTTCAATCATGCTTGCCGGATGCGCCAGCAGCGCCAATCCGCAGACCCCTGCTGCCACTTCGGCAGGAACGGATACTGTAGCAACAGCAGCCCCGGTCAAAAAGAATCTGACGGTGGCCTATTCCGAGGGCGGCACCACGCTCGACCCGGCGGAAGCCAATGATCTGACCTCCGATACGCTTGTGCTGGCCGCTTATGATCAGCTGGTCACCTACGGCATCAAGACCGAGAATGGCGCCAGCATCGCCAATACCGAAGACATCAAGCCCATGCTCGCAGAGAGCTGGGAAGTGAATGCTGACAACACGGTGTATACGTTCAAGCTGAAATCCGGCGTGAGCTTCCAGAGCGGCAATCCGGTGGATGCCGAGGCGGTGGCGTACTCTTTTGAACGTGTGGCGAAGTCCAGCTCCGGCAGCTTCCTCTACGGCATGGCCTCAATTAAATCCGTTACGGTAAAAGACGCTTCGACCGTTGAAGTTACTCTGACTAATGCCAATCATAATTTCCTGCAGATTCTGGCGATGTACACCTTCTCCATCGTGGACCAGAAGACGGTAGAAGCACAGGGTGCAGACTACCTGAAGACGAATGCCGCCGGTTCCGGCCCGTTCAAGCTTACGAAGTGGGACCCGGCTACCGAAGCTGTTTTCACAGCTAATGACAGCTACTGGCAGGGTGCGCCAAGCCTCGGCAAGGTAACCCTGAAGTTCACCAAGGAAGCTTCGAACCGCGTGCTGCTGCTGGGTAAGGGCGATGTAGACATGGCCATTGAGATTCCTCCGAAGGATGTATCCACGCTGGAGAGCAATTCGGCGCTGACGGTCGCTTCCAATGCGAGCAACCGGATTCTGTTCTTCGCCATGAACAACAAGGTCAAGCCGTTCGATAATGTAAAAGTCCGCCAGGCGATCAACTATGCGATTCCCTACGATCAGCTGCTGAGCGGGGTGATGTACGGCCAGGCCAAGCAGATGAAGAGTGCGGTAGCCAGCAACACGCCGGGCTTCACCGATGCAGGCTATGTGTATGAGTACAATCTGGACAAGGCCAAGGCACTGCTGAAGGAAGCAGGCTATGAGAAGGGCTTTGACTTCGACTTCACGCTGGGCTCCGGCTTCGATGACTGGGAAGATGATGCGGTCCTGATCCAGGCTGAGCTGGCCAAAATCGGAGTCAACATGAAGATCAACAAGCTGGCCCGCGCACAGTTCCTGGAGCAGCAGAAGACCAATAATCTGACCTCTTATATCTCCAAATGGACTTCATTCGTCAATGATCCCGGCTACCACCTCGGCTTCCTGCTGTACGGCAAGGGCTCTTCCAACTACATCAACTACCAGAATGCTGAAGTAGACAAGCTGTGGGAGCAGGCGAACCTGGAGACAGATACGGCGAAGCGCACAGAGCTCTACAAGCAGGCTCAGGAAATCATCACGACAGAAGCACCTTGGGCGTATCTCTACGAGTATAACCGCATTGTGGGGATGAGCAACAAGATCAGCGGCTACGCCTTCTACCCGGATGAAGTGATCCGTTTCTATCCGCTGTCGATTACAGAATAA
- a CDS encoding M20 family metallopeptidase, producing the protein MTDWKSKVLEAIDAGQEELLELCSKLIRFPSENPPGDSREISAYIISYLKEAGIDTSIYPATETMFNLVSTLGAGAQERTGKKLIYCGHTDVVPAGDRSRWDFDPFCGDIVDGYLLGRGASDMKAGLAGLIYVTALLSKLGVPLKGDLSLLIVPDEETGGHLGVPWVLERGLITGTAAVIAEPSGPLNPTIGQKGSCWFEFTVEGTPGHGSLSPVVGDSAIVKAAKGIEALQRLWDIKVEVPEEVREIIRISQEYVKGSEERDSLAYQVFDHVTVNIGTIQGGTKVNVVADRCTIQVDSRVPFGVDYRDVLDRARSLLLEAGIESEVKGFGFQGNANWTSNEEPVVKDLVESICEVSGEEAYGVLQWASSDARHFRTHNIPVLQYGPAELSTIHNFNEKAPVWQIIQCAKVYALTALKYLGVEDREN; encoded by the coding sequence ATGACCGACTGGAAAAGCAAGGTGCTGGAGGCCATTGATGCCGGGCAGGAGGAGCTGCTGGAGCTGTGCTCTAAGCTGATCCGATTCCCTTCGGAGAATCCGCCGGGCGATTCGCGGGAGATCAGCGCCTACATTATTAGTTATCTGAAGGAAGCCGGGATTGACACTTCAATCTATCCAGCCACCGAAACCATGTTCAATCTGGTGTCCACCCTGGGCGCAGGAGCGCAGGAGCGCACCGGCAAAAAGCTGATCTACTGCGGACATACCGATGTCGTTCCGGCGGGAGACCGCTCGCGCTGGGATTTCGATCCGTTCTGCGGCGATATCGTGGATGGCTATCTGCTGGGCAGAGGCGCTTCGGATATGAAGGCCGGGCTGGCCGGGTTAATCTACGTTACTGCACTGCTGTCGAAGCTGGGCGTTCCGCTCAAAGGGGATCTGTCTCTGCTGATCGTACCCGACGAAGAGACCGGAGGTCACCTCGGGGTTCCCTGGGTGCTGGAGCGCGGCCTGATTACCGGAACCGCCGCTGTGATTGCCGAGCCTTCCGGCCCGCTGAACCCGACCATCGGGCAAAAGGGCAGCTGCTGGTTCGAATTCACCGTCGAAGGCACACCGGGTCACGGCAGCTTGTCGCCTGTGGTTGGAGACAGCGCCATTGTGAAGGCCGCCAAGGGCATTGAAGCCTTGCAGCGCCTGTGGGACATTAAGGTCGAGGTGCCTGAGGAGGTCCGGGAGATTATCCGCATCTCGCAGGAGTATGTGAAAGGCAGCGAAGAAAGAGATTCCCTTGCCTATCAGGTATTCGACCATGTGACGGTCAACATCGGAACCATTCAGGGCGGAACCAAGGTGAACGTAGTGGCGGACCGCTGCACCATTCAGGTCGATTCCCGTGTACCGTTCGGGGTAGACTACCGGGATGTGCTGGACCGTGCCCGCTCCCTGCTGCTTGAAGCCGGCATTGAATCCGAGGTGAAGGGCTTCGGCTTCCAGGGCAATGCCAACTGGACCTCCAATGAGGAGCCGGTGGTCAAGGATCTGGTGGAGAGTATCTGTGAGGTGAGCGGGGAAGAAGCCTACGGCGTGCTGCAATGGGCCTCCAGCGATGCGCGCCATTTCCGCACTCATAACATTCCGGTGCTGCAATACGGCCCGGCCGAGCTGTCAACGATTCATAATTTCAACGAGAAGGCTCCCGTCTGGCAGATTATCCAGTGTGCGAAGGTCTATGCTTTGACGGCGCTTAAATATCTGGGCGTGGAAGATAGAGAGAATTAA
- a CDS encoding ABC transporter ATP-binding protein: MTELLEVSGLCTEFQTAAGTIRAVDGISLSVRKGETLGIVGESGCGKSITSLSIMQLLPKRISRIASGHIRFEGKDMLEMSVKEVRSIRGNRIAMIFQEPMTSLNPVFKIGRQISESARYHLKLSKKEADARAVEMLRKVGIPRPEKIAQQYAHQLSGGMRQRVMIAMAMVCSPQLLIADEPTTALDVTIQAQILDLMRDLQKNEGMSILMITHDLGVVAEMCDRVVIMYAGQIVEETDVTTLYSQPLHPYTQGLLASLPQLAGDEDRLSSIPGQVPNPASLPPGCRFAPRCPVAVDRCREQLPELLEVQPGHTCRCILQQEGIL, encoded by the coding sequence ATGACAGAACTGCTGGAGGTATCAGGGCTATGCACCGAGTTTCAGACAGCGGCGGGTACGATCCGTGCGGTGGACGGCATCAGTCTGTCAGTGCGCAAGGGAGAGACGCTGGGAATTGTCGGTGAATCCGGCTGCGGCAAAAGCATCACCTCACTCTCCATCATGCAGCTGCTGCCGAAGCGGATCAGCCGGATTGCTTCCGGCCACATCCGCTTTGAGGGTAAGGATATGCTGGAGATGTCGGTAAAAGAGGTGCGGAGCATCCGGGGGAACCGGATTGCGATGATTTTTCAGGAGCCGATGACCTCGCTGAATCCGGTGTTCAAGATCGGGCGCCAGATCTCCGAATCCGCCCGTTATCATTTAAAGCTAAGCAAGAAGGAAGCCGATGCCCGGGCGGTAGAGATGCTACGCAAGGTGGGGATTCCCCGTCCGGAGAAGATTGCCCAGCAGTATGCCCATCAGCTCTCCGGCGGGATGCGGCAGCGGGTGATGATTGCGATGGCGATGGTCTGTAGTCCCCAATTGCTCATTGCCGATGAGCCGACGACGGCGCTGGATGTAACGATTCAGGCGCAGATCCTTGATCTGATGCGGGATCTGCAAAAGAATGAGGGCATGTCGATCCTGATGATCACACATGATCTGGGGGTCGTTGCCGAGATGTGCGACCGGGTCGTCATCATGTACGCGGGTCAGATCGTCGAGGAGACGGATGTAACTACCCTGTACAGCCAGCCGCTGCACCCGTATACTCAAGGGCTGCTGGCATCCCTGCCCCAACTGGCGGGAGATGAGGACCGCCTCAGCTCGATTCCGGGCCAGGTGCCGAATCCGGCCAGCCTGCCGCCCGGCTGCCGGTTCGCGCCGCGTTGTCCTGTAGCGGTGGACCGCTGCAGGGAGCAGCTCCCGGAGCTGCTTGAAGTGCAGCCGGGCCACACATGCCGCTGTATCCTGCAGCAGGAGGGGATTCTATGA
- a CDS encoding ABC transporter ATP-binding protein, translating into MTTLLEVCNLKKHYPIRRGFFSKQVGAVKAVDGITLSVEQGETLAVVGESGCGKSTTGRAILRLIEPTEGEIIFGGTDVRSLNTEQLRRFRTDMQMVFQDPYASLDPRWTVQRILEEPLRTHGSAPAGELKSRVEQLMEVVGLSPYQAHRFPHEFSGGQRQRIGIARALALNPKFIVCDEPVSALDVSIQAQVLNLMQDLQEQYGLTYMFISHDLSVVKFISDRVAVMYLGRIVELAPTKALFAKPLHPYTQALMSAVPVPNPGLKKQRIVLTGDVPNPETPPTGCAFHPRCPHAMDRCKSEAPVLRELDSGHQVACHLY; encoded by the coding sequence ATGACCACATTATTGGAAGTCTGCAATCTGAAGAAGCATTATCCGATCCGCCGGGGGTTCTTCTCTAAGCAGGTCGGTGCAGTCAAAGCCGTTGACGGCATTACTCTATCCGTTGAGCAGGGAGAGACGCTGGCTGTGGTCGGAGAATCCGGCTGCGGGAAATCGACCACCGGACGGGCCATTCTGCGGCTGATTGAGCCGACAGAAGGCGAGATTATATTCGGCGGCACCGATGTGCGCAGCCTGAATACCGAGCAGCTACGCAGGTTCCGTACCGATATGCAAATGGTGTTCCAGGACCCTTACGCTTCGCTCGACCCCCGCTGGACCGTCCAGCGCATTCTGGAGGAGCCGCTCCGTACCCACGGATCAGCTCCCGCCGGAGAGCTGAAGAGCAGGGTCGAGCAGCTGATGGAGGTGGTGGGCCTGTCCCCCTATCAGGCCCACCGTTTCCCCCATGAATTCTCCGGCGGCCAGCGGCAGCGGATCGGGATTGCCCGCGCGCTTGCGCTGAATCCGAAGTTCATTGTCTGCGATGAGCCGGTATCGGCACTGGATGTTTCCATCCAGGCCCAGGTGCTGAATCTGATGCAGGATCTGCAGGAGCAATACGGCCTCACTTATATGTTCATCTCGCATGACCTGTCAGTCGTGAAGTTCATCAGCGACCGGGTGGCCGTCATGTACCTGGGGAGGATTGTCGAGCTGGCGCCGACGAAGGCACTCTTCGCGAAGCCGCTGCATCCGTATACGCAGGCGCTGATGTCTGCCGTTCCAGTGCCGAATCCGGGCCTGAAGAAGCAGCGTATCGTCCTGACAGGGGATGTTCCGAACCCGGAGACACCACCCACGGGCTGTGCCTTCCACCCCCGTTGTCCGCATGCGATGGACCGCTGCAAGTCGGAAGCGCCGGTGCTGCGGGAGTTGGATTCAGGCCATCAGGTGGCCTGTCATTTGTATTAA
- a CDS encoding acyltransferase family protein — protein MNKPRELWIDAAKGFSIIFVVMGHSGDAAANHYLSWFRMPLFFMLSGLLFKPVEPGRYLRWAVKRTRGLMTPYFAYGLLIAAVLLLFNLNLKGFAENVARLLYGGLSLTGPYGVFWFITCLLFTQLLFGYIVRYSRSIQFLIIASAYLLSHVISLTSLKNFNLPWNIDVSLLAITYYAIGFYGKQVIPALIRRYSALPVLLPLCGLVLLLERRGIIQYSLNMKYKEYTSLVLDLAVPLLVSLTICAGVYRLVQLVPLDWMGSLGRNSIAIMYLHLPLNYSLKYLLGANYGLIPFTLIGVGVPLLVAMWAVRSPVLSRLYLGHKGGSRPAVNSSNAR, from the coding sequence GTGAATAAGCCACGCGAATTATGGATTGATGCCGCCAAAGGATTCAGTATTATTTTTGTCGTGATGGGCCACTCGGGCGATGCGGCAGCGAACCATTATTTGTCCTGGTTCCGGATGCCTTTGTTCTTCATGCTCAGCGGGCTGCTGTTTAAGCCGGTTGAACCCGGACGTTATCTGCGCTGGGCAGTGAAGCGGACACGGGGGCTGATGACTCCTTATTTTGCCTACGGACTCCTGATTGCGGCAGTGCTGCTGCTGTTCAACCTGAATCTTAAGGGGTTCGCAGAGAATGTAGCGAGGCTGCTCTACGGGGGACTGTCGCTCACGGGGCCTTACGGGGTGTTCTGGTTCATCACCTGCCTGCTGTTCACCCAGCTGCTGTTCGGATATATCGTCCGTTATTCCCGCAGTATCCAATTTCTAATAATAGCCTCTGCGTACCTCCTCTCCCATGTGATCTCCCTGACCTCGCTCAAGAACTTCAACCTTCCTTGGAATATAGATGTGTCGCTGCTCGCCATCACTTACTATGCCATCGGCTTCTATGGCAAACAGGTGATTCCTGCACTGATCCGCCGCTATTCGGCGCTCCCTGTACTGCTCCCGTTATGCGGCCTTGTGCTGCTGCTGGAACGGAGGGGGATTATTCAATACAGCCTGAATATGAAATACAAGGAGTATACCTCGCTCGTGCTGGATCTCGCGGTGCCACTGCTGGTCTCGTTGACCATTTGCGCCGGAGTGTACCGGCTGGTACAGCTTGTTCCGCTGGACTGGATGGGCAGCCTGGGGCGCAACTCTATTGCGATTATGTACCTGCATCTGCCGCTGAATTACAGCCTGAAATATCTGCTTGGCGCGAATTACGGACTGATCCCCTTTACGCTGATCGGGGTGGGTGTGCCGCTGCTCGTAGCCATGTGGGCTGTGCGCTCTCCGGTACTCTCCAGACTCTATCTCGGGCATAAGGGCGGGAGCCGTCCGGCAGTGAACTCTAGCAACGCACGCTAA
- a CDS encoding D-alanyl-D-alanine carboxypeptidase family protein, protein MKVKFRRGTIVRKIRYVTLVLCIAVSVLGGATGAWAEEKAKGTANSGNAGGAAELAPGARSAILMDASTGTVIYEKNSHDKLPPASITKIMTMLLTVEALDEGRLQLTDKVRTSEYAASMGGSQIFLEPGEEMTVDDMLKGIAMASGNDASVAMAEKIAGSESAFVDLMNQKAQDLGLKDTHFANCNGLPAANHYSSAHDIAVISRELLKHEQIIKYTGSYQDYLRKDSTKPFWLVNTNKLVRFYTGADGLKTGYTSEAKFCLSATAARDGLRAVAVVLGEPNTKTRNSEVSAMFDYLFSQYKLHTIHKEGDTIGTVRIEKGVKSQLPLVAKEDYSVLLRKGVTQEGIRHELVLNEQVKAPVAEGQTVGKLVVYQGTAVLKEYELKAGENIAKAGWWKLFKRATGAMFTKD, encoded by the coding sequence ATGAAGGTTAAGTTCAGGAGGGGAACCATTGTGAGGAAAATTCGTTATGTTACGCTTGTGCTGTGCATTGCTGTATCGGTTCTGGGAGGCGCTACCGGAGCCTGGGCCGAGGAAAAAGCCAAAGGCACCGCAAATTCCGGCAATGCCGGAGGGGCGGCGGAGCTGGCGCCGGGGGCGCGTTCTGCCATTCTTATGGATGCCAGCACGGGCACGGTCATCTATGAGAAGAACAGCCATGATAAACTTCCGCCGGCCAGTATTACCAAGATTATGACTATGCTGCTGACGGTGGAGGCGCTGGACGAGGGCAGACTGCAGCTGACCGACAAGGTGCGGACCAGCGAGTATGCGGCATCGATGGGCGGTTCGCAGATTTTTCTGGAGCCGGGTGAGGAAATGACGGTTGACGATATGCTGAAGGGCATCGCGATGGCCTCCGGCAATGATGCTTCCGTAGCTATGGCGGAGAAGATCGCCGGCTCGGAGAGCGCCTTCGTCGATCTCATGAACCAGAAGGCGCAGGACCTGGGCCTGAAGGATACTCATTTCGCCAACTGTAATGGTCTACCGGCTGCGAATCATTATTCCTCCGCGCATGATATTGCCGTTATTAGCCGGGAGCTGCTGAAGCATGAGCAGATTATCAAATACACCGGCTCTTATCAGGATTACCTGCGCAAGGATTCCACCAAGCCGTTCTGGCTGGTCAACACCAACAAGCTGGTGCGGTTCTACACAGGGGCGGACGGTCTGAAGACAGGATATACGTCCGAAGCAAAGTTCTGCCTGTCGGCGACGGCGGCCCGAGACGGCCTGCGCGCTGTAGCGGTGGTGCTGGGCGAGCCGAACACCAAGACCCGCAACAGCGAAGTTTCGGCGATGTTCGACTACCTCTTTTCCCAATATAAATTGCATACGATTCACAAGGAAGGCGACACCATCGGCACGGTAAGGATTGAGAAGGGCGTGAAGTCGCAGCTGCCGCTCGTGGCGAAGGAAGACTATAGTGTGCTGCTCCGCAAAGGAGTGACCCAGGAGGGCATCCGCCACGAGCTGGTGCTGAATGAGCAGGTGAAGGCTCCGGTCGCTGAAGGCCAGACGGTTGGCAAGCTGGTCGTGTACCAGGGAACCGCTGTGCTGAAGGAATACGAGCTGAAGGCCGGTGAGAACATCGCTAAGGCGGGCTGGTGGAAGTTGTTCAAGCGGGCAACGGGCGCTATGTTCACGAAGGATTAA